The segment TATTCTCCCTACCAACGGAACGGCTCGTTTCTTTTCGCCCCTGGGAGTGGATGACTTTATGAAAAAAACCAGTTTGATTTCCTACAGTAAGCAGGCACTGTTTCGTGATGGTGTTCATGTTATGACCTTGGCGGAAGCGGAGGGCTTGACGGGTCATGCCGCCTCAGTCCGCCTCCGATTGGAAGAGGGGGAGCAGGATGAATAAGCGAATCGCACGTATTCAGAGGGAAACGAAAGAAACCTGTGTGGAGCTCGCCCTTAATTTGGACGGTTCCGGGACTGTCGATTTGAAAACCGGAGTGCCATTTTTGGATCATATGTTGGAGCTGTTTGCCACTCATGGTTTGTTTGACCTCACCGTAACGGCTCAAGGTGACACGGATGTGGATGATCATCACACCGTGGAGGATATCGCCATCTGTCTGGGATGGGCCATTAAAGAGGCTTTAGGGGATAAAAGAGGCATTCGCCGTTATGGTCAGGCCTGGGTTCCTATGGATGAAGCATTGGGGCAAGTTGTGATGGACTTGTCCAATCGGCCTCACCTGGAATTTAAGGGGGAATTCCCCAGCCAGAAAGTTGGCCGGTTTGATACGGAACTCATCCATGAGTTTTTCTGGAAACTGGCATTGGAGGGAAGGATGAACCTTCATGCCCTGATTCACTATGGAAGAAACACCCACCACATGAGCGAATGCCTGTTTAAGGCCTTGGGGCGGGCTCTGGATGAGGCTGTCCAATTCGACCCTCGTATCAGCTCAGTTCCTTCATCGAAAGGAGTATTATAGATGATAGCGATTATCGACTATGGCATGGGGAACCTGCACAGTGTGAGTCAGGCTTTGGAACGGATGAATCATCCCTGGCGGATTTCAGCGGACCCAAATGTGATCCGTTCCGCTGACGGGGTCATTTTACCGGGAGTGGGGGCCTTCGGGGATGCGATGATGGAACTGAAGCAAAGGAATTTAATTACGGTCATCAAGGAAGTGGCCCGGGAGGGCAAACCCTTTCTCGGAATCTGTTTGGGTATGCAGCTCTTGTTTACCGGAAGCGACGAGCATGGGTACCATCAAGGTTTGAATCTGTTGCCGGGACATGTGGTTCGCTTCAATGGTAATTACAAAATTCCTCACATGGGATGGAATGAGCTTCGCTTTGAACGACCTCATCCATTTTTTCAAGGGATAGAGGACGGATATGCCTACTTTGTTCATTCCTATCATGTTCTGCCGGATAATGCAGCGGATATCTTGGCCATGACGGATTATTATCAACCTGTAACCGCAATGATAGGTCGCGGCAATTTGTTCGGAATGCAATTTCATCCTGAAAAAAGCGGTGAAACCGGTCGCAGGCTCTTAAATCGATTTGCCTATCTGTGCCGGGAAAGGGTGGGCTTACGTTGAAGTTCATTGTATATCCCGCCATCGATGTGAGGGATGGTCGATGTGTCCGCTTGTTTCAGGGGGACTATGGTATGGAAACGATTTACGACAACGATCCGGTTGCCGTGGCCCGTCGCTGGGCGGCAGAGGGTGCTCCCTGGTTGCATGTAGTGGATCTGGATGCCGCCCGTACCGGTGAGTTGCTCAACTTGTCCATTATTCAGGATATCGTGGCGGCAGTGGATATTCCCGTGCAAGTGGGAGGCGGGGTACGGGATCTGAACCGTTTGACCACCCTGTTGGAAGCCGGGGTCTCACGGGTGGTGATCGGGTCGGCTGCCATTGACAACCCGGAGTTTGTCAAAACGGCTCTGGGTACTTATGGGCATCAAATCGCCATGGGGATGGATGTACGGAAGGGATTTGTTGCGACTCATGGGTGGTTGGAGACATCGGAAGTGTCGCCAAAGGAGTTATCCACCCGATTGGTGAGGTGGGGGGCGGAAACCTTTATTTTCACCGATATTTCCAAGGACGGTACCCTGGCCGGTCCCAATATTCCGGCAGTCCGTTCATTTGCAAAAGCGATGGGTAAAAACGTCATTGCATCAGGGGGCATCCGTTCCATTGACGACTTAACGGAACTGGCTGGATATGAGGAAGAGGGAATCGGCGGGGTGATCCTGGGCAAAGCATTATATACCGGGGCCATTGATCTGAGGAAAGCCCTTGATGTGCTGAAAGGAGGAGAGGGCGGATCGTGAATACCAAGCGGATTATTCCTTGTTTGGACGTACAGAAGGGACGTGTGGTAAAAGGGGTTTCCTTTGGCAATCTAAGGGATGCAGGTGACCCGGTGGAATTGGCGGCCCTGTATGATCGGGTCGGTGCCGATGAGTTGGTTCTTTTGGATATATCCACTTCCCTTGAAGAACGCAAGACCATGACCGAAGTGATTCGAAAGGCAGCGGGGGTTTTAAGTATACCTCTTACTGTCGGCGGCGGGATCCATAATACGGAGGATATGTTGCGCCTGCTCCGGGCTGGTGCAGACAAGGTATCCGTCAATACCGCCGCTGTGAAAACACCCGATTTAGTGAAAGCCGGGGCTAAACGCTTCGGCTCCCAATGCATCGTAGTGGCCATTGATGCTTGCTATGATTCCAGGGAAAAAGACTGGTTTGTTTACACCCATGGTGGACGGCGCAGGACAAACCACCGAGTGCTGGATTGGGTGCAAGAGGTGGTGGAATTAGGTGCGGGGGAGATCCTGCTTACCAGTATGGATCAGGATGGCCGCAAAAACGGTTATGATCTGGATCTGACCCGGACCGTGTCTGATCAGGTTTCTGTCCCTGTGATTGCATCCGGCGGTGCCGGAAAGGAAGAGCATTTTGTGGAACTTTTTAATCGAACGGAAGCTGATGCCGCTTTAGCCGCTTCCATCTTTCATTACCATGAGGTGAGTATTCCCGGATTGAAGAAAAGATTGAAGGAGCAGGGGGTGCCGATTCGTTGAAACAGATACCGGAACTTTCCAAAATCAACTATGACAGTAACGGTCTGATCCCTGCCATCGTCCAGGATGCTGTCAGTAAAGAAGTATTAACTTTGGCTTATATGAATGAAGAATCATTGCGCAAAACCTTGGAGACCAAGGAGACCTGGTTTTGGAGCCGTTCCCGGCAACGGTTATGGCACAAAGGGGAAACCTCGGGTCATACACAAAGGGTTATTTCCATCACCGAGGATTGTGACCGGGATGCCTTGTTGGTCCGGGTAGTACCCTCTGGTCCCGCATGTCATACCGGAAAGTATTCCTGTTTTACACGTCCGGATTCACCTGTCCTCTCAGATCGTTTTGCCATCCTGAATCAATTGGAGCAAGTGATAGCCCGTCGGGGAACAGAGAAACCGAAGGATTCCTACACCACCTATCTGTTTCAGGAAGGTGTGGATAAAATATTGAAAAAGGTGGGGGAAGAAGCAGGAGAAGTAATCATTGCTGCTAAAAATCGTTCTCCTGATGAGTTGGCATGGGAGATTTCCGATTTACTGTACCACCTCCTTGTTTTACTGCGGGAGCAAAACCTTCCCTTGGATCGGGTCTTGCAGGAGTTGCAACAAAGACATGGCGGTGATTGACATTTTCCCTTAACAAAACCCTGACTAAACTCCTGGGGGTGCGGTTTTCCCATGACGACAAATCTTTGCTATCCTTACCTCATGAAGGTACATTTTCTGCCTCGATGGGATCAGCTGACGGAAACAAAGGGGAAATAATGGGGTGCCGATTCCGTCGTCTCAAGCATTTTCCAAATTGTTATCCCCAACTCCATAGGTGATCAACAGTTGACGGGATTATCAGTCTATTCATACAATGGAGGGGATCAAATGGAATGGTCAGGGATTGCATCCAAACTGACTTGCCCAGGAGGGGTTTGATGGATTCCAAGGGACTCATGATTTTTTCCGGCTCTTCCCATCCGTCTTTGGTAAAGAAAATAGCGGATGAACTTCATATCCGCCCTGGGAAAATAAGGTTGGGTCGTTTTAAAAGTGGGGAAATCTATGTTCATTATGAAGAAAGCATTCGCAATACCGAGGTCTATCTGGTTCAATCCATAACATCCCCGGTCAATGATCATATCATGGAACTTCTGTTTATGGTGGATGCGGCACGTCGCGCCTCAGCCCGTACCATCAATGTTGTTTTGCCCTATTTTGGGTATGCGCGTCAGGAAAAGAAGGATGCACCCAGAGAACCCATTTCTGCTAAAGTGGTGGCGGATCTTTTGCACACAGTTGGAGTGGACCGTGTTATTACCCTTGACTTACATGCTCCGGCGATTCAGGGTTTTTTCAATATTCCTGTGGATCATTTGACTGCTCTGGACCTGTTTACTCGCTATCTGAATGAGAAAGGGATTTCCAATCCTGTGGTGGTTTCCCCTGACGCCGGGAGGGTGAAGACAGCGGAAAAGCTGGCCACCTATCTGGATGCACCCTTTGCAGTGATGTTAAAAAGACGTCCTGCCCACCATCAGGCGCAAATTACACATATTGTTGGAGAAGTGAAAGGGAGGACCCCGATTATCATCGAAGATATGATTGATACGGGAAATACCGTGATAAACGTCATCGAAGGATTGAAATCAAAAGGAGCGGAGGATGCCTTCCTTTGTGCTACACATCCGGTGTTTTCCGACGATACCGAAATCAGACTGGACCATGCCGGCATCCAGGAAGTGGTGGTGACAGATTCTTGTCCGATTCAGGGATCTTTATCCGACCGGTTTCGGGTTTTGTCTGTGGCGCCCCTTCTGGGAAAGGCGATTCAGTTAATTGAAGGAGGGGGATCCATCAGTACGTTGTTTCGAGCGGGCATGTAATCCATTCGTAAGTATGGTATACTTTTTCCGACGTGTAATCTTGGCCTCAATACCCTGATCGGGGTGGGGGATGGACATGAAAAAACAACATGCTGGTGCAAAAGAACATACAAATGAGCGTAAAGTGGTTCGGTTGCGTATGGACGCCGGCTTCTTTTTTGAGCGGGCAGTACGCTCTCTGGACCGGCAACGTTTTGACAAAGCGTTGAAATATTTTCGTCTGGCTGTGGAGAAAGAACCTGAAAATCCCGTTAACCAATGTAACTTAGCCGGTATTTTATCGGAGATGGGACATTTTGATGAATCCAATGAAGTCCTGGGACGGATTTTGGATGATGTGGATCCGGACTTGTCTGAATGCTATTTCTATATGGCGAACAATGCCGCCAATATGGATGATTTCGAGCAAGCCGAGGAGTATCTCATTCGCTATTTGGAGGAAGATCCAAGTGGGGAGTTTGTCGGTGAAGCTGAGGAAATGCTGGAAATGTTGGCTTACGAAATGGGCCGGCAGCCACGTCGACCGACATCACGTCCGAAAAACGAATGGCTGAAGAAGCATGAAGAGGCCAGGGGCTATTTGGAAGCGGGTCAATTTCTCCAAGCGATCCAAACTCTGGAGAAATTAGTGGAACAGGTTCCGGACTTTACAGCCGCCATGAACAATTTATCCTTGGCATATTACTATACTGGTGAACTGAACCGATCCATGGACACGATTACCAAAGTGTTGGATGTTGAACCTAACAATATGCATGCTTTGTGTAATCTGGCGGTAATCAGTCAGCACCAGGGTGATGGAGAGAGCCGGGATCGATTGGTTCGTATGCTTAAAAAGTGGGCTCCGTTTCATTTGGAGCACACATACAAATTGGCGACAACAATGGGAGTACTTGGAGAACATACAGAGGCTTTACGATTGTTTCGCCAGCTGATCAAGTTGGAGAAGAATGCTGAGCCGGGTCTGTATCACTGTGCCGCAGCTGCCGCCTGTAATTTGGGACAATATGGTCAGGCCAAGGGATATTGGCGGAAAGCACAGAGGCTGGATCCCGATTCTGAGATTCCCGGATTTTATCTGCATCAGCTGGAAGAATGGCAAAAAAAGAATCAAGGGCAGGTTCCTGCAGTCAGTTACCACTACCAACTTCCCTTTGAAGAGCAGCTTCTCAAACTGGACGACCAGAGTCAGGATCTGCCGGAACAGCTTCGCAGCAACCCATTGATTCGTTCCTCCTTTTTCTGGGCACTGAATCACGGGGACAAGGAAACCAAGGTCCAGGTGCTGCAGGTTTTTGAGTATCTGGCTGATCAGGAAGTAGAGCAGGTATTGCGAAGCTTTTTGACGAAACGGGATGAAGAGGATGACTTAAAGCGGTTGGCTCTCTATGTTTTGAACCAGATCGGAGCAAAAGAGCCTTACCAGGTGGTCCTCAATGGGAAGGAGACAGAGATTCAGCACTTTGAACTGTCTCAGGAGTGGTCTGATTGGATGGAAACCTGGGAGCAGGTTTTGGAATGCTGTCTGGCCGGAATGCGCGGCAGCTATGATATTATCCATATGAATGATGCCCAGATCATCTGGACGGAATTTCTGCGGCACAATCAATCCCGCCTTCCTGAAATACGAAAGGTACAAGGGTGGGCGGCGGCTTTGGAATATGTGGTGGCCAAACTGCACGGAATTTCCCTGACTCAAGAAAGCGTTGCAAAAAAGCATGAGGTATCCTCTTCTACAGTGAGACGCCATGTTCGTCTGTTGGAACAGGCTTACCAGGCTAAGCGGGATCCTGCTGCCTTTTCCTGGCGTACCAAGTAACCGGAGGTATCGACCATGGAAAAACTAGACTCAACCTCTTACCACAACTTTGTAGCAGAAGGGAATAAAGTTGTGGAATTTATCGCCGAGTGGTGCATCGATTGCAAAAGGCTGTCCTTTTCCGTTCCGGCTTGGGAAGAAACGTATTCAAACTTTCAGTTTGGCTCGGTGGATGTGGACCTGGACCGAAAGCTGGCTGAAGATCAGGATATTAAAGGGGTTCCCACTTTTTTGGTGTATAAAGATGGCCGGGAAGTAGGGAGGCTGCTCAGCCGGGAGGCGAAAAACGAGGAGAATGTCCAGGTGTTTTTGCATAAACACTTGGATTAAATCAACGGGGTGATGGTCTGTGGGACAGGACATCACCTTTTTTATGGTAAATATACCGGGTTTGAAATCAGTTTGCTCAGGGTAAAGATAGAACGGCGGTGGGATGATTGCGGGGCATTTCTAAATACAGGGATGTAGCTGAGTCCGATATCCGGTGTCGTACTTTTACCGACTGCCCGGTGGAGCGGAGAACCTCCACTCCTTTGGGGTGGCAATAAAAGTGACGGACAGCGGTAACGGCTCTGTTGGCCTGTTTCGAAAATTGGATTCATACCTCTCTCAGAATATCCGTCTTTTTGTGATGGGTTTGCATAAGGTGATAGTTGGTGCATGAAGAAGAATTTTTATATAGATGATTGTCAACGAAACCCGTTTTTTTGATTTAAAGAGATAAGGGCGGTTTGAAATGAAAGAAACATTGTCCGGCCTTTTTTCGCAAGAGATTTCCAAGTTGGTTGTCCCGAAAGAACAAGTCGTAACGGTGTATCCGGATTGGTCTTTGGAACGGGCTCTTCAAGTACTGACCCGGCGTGGATATACTTCTGTACCGGTCATAGACGGAGAAGAAAGGGTGGAAGGTGTCATCAGTAAAACACATATATTGGACTTGATGCTGACTTCCCTGGATTCCCAATTTACGAAACTCTCCCAATATCAAGTGCGGGAGGCAATGGATCAAAATCATTCCGGTATTCTGGCCAATTCTGTCTTTTCCTTTGCATTTGATGTGTTGATCAATCGACCGTATATTCCCATCATTGATATGGAAAACCGGTTTGCAGGGATTTTGACACGTAAGGTTTTGATGGAGAAGGTGACGGAACATTATCAACAAGAGTTTCTCGAAAACATGAACACTCAATCGGATCATTCCGATATGTCGGATTCGTAATTCCTATGACAAATAAGCGGTTTCATTTACCTGAAGCCGCTTCCCGTTCCGGGAGAGCAAATCGTAATAAAAGCCGGCGGAAGAAGCGGTTGCGGGTTTGGTTTTGTACAAGTCATACCCGTTTTTTTATGCCGGAGAGATTGCCCCGTGAATGGAGTCAAAGGGGACATTCTAGAAAACAGCAGAGGTGAAAGCAGATGTTGCGTGTCGCCAACTGCATTTTAACCAATCAAAACCGGGTATTGTTATTGAAAAAACCTCGTCGTGGCTGGTGGGTTGCACCAGGTGGGAAGGTGGAATCCTCGGAAACGGTATTGGAAGCCGTATCCCGGGAATACCGGGAGGAGACGGGTCTTGTTTTGGAAAATCCGGTTTTAAGTGGTATCTTTACGATGTGTGTTAAAAGAAATGACGTTCTGGAGAAAGAATGGATGATGTTTACGTTTCGGGCGGAGCAGTTTCAAGGTGAGCAACTGGAACGTTCGGAAGAAGGAGAGCTCTGTTGGCAACCGATTCAAAGCATTCCTCAATTGCCTACATCGGATATGGATCGGGAAATATTTAGGCAATTGTTTTCCGGAAAGAGTCTGCTAATCGGGAAACTGGTCTATACCCCGGAAGAAAAGTTACTTTATCATACATTTTAATCATCGTGTCTCCCAAATGACTAAAAGTGTTGTGATTTACTCCACAGGTGACAAGAAGAGGGGAACGTTTACCCGAATGAGCGACTTTGCACCACAGGCACTTGGGATCGGATGGGCTGAAGCCCGCTTTTTCACAATGCTTCTAAACAGGAAGGGATCAAGGTAATGGGACATTGGTTTATCGGCATTGATCTTGGCGGGACGAGTATGAAGCTGGGGATGGTGGATGAACAAGGACAACTGATCGGTAAAACAGAAGAACCCACATCCCGTTTCGTGTCGCCGGAAGTCGGCTTGGACCGCATGGTTGGATCGGTTAAACTGATGGTAGATCAGACAGGTATATCCTGGGATAATATCCTTGGATTGGGGATTGGGTTACCGGGATTTTTAGATATTCCCAGGGGTCGGATTGTCAAATTGACCAACATCCCCTGGGAGAATGTGCCGATTCAGCGATACTTGGAAGATCGATTGCAAGTTCCGGTTTCCATCGACAACGATGCCAATGCAGCTGCTTTGGGAGAAGCCTGGAGCGGTGCAGGTGTGGGAATCCGGGACATGATTTGCATCACCTTGGGTACCGGAGTTGGAGGAGGGATTATTGCCAACGGTGGGCTGATTCATGGTGTATCGGGGATGGCCGGGGAAGTGGGTCATATCCAGGTGGAGAAAGACGGGGACCTTTGCAGTTGTGGCCAAAGAGGGTGTGTGGAAACCTTATCCTCTGCCACAGGAATGTTGCGGTTGGTTCGGGAAGCGGTAAATATGGGGAAACAAACACGGTTGCAGAAATCAGTGGAGCAGGGTTCCCTCCAGGTACAAGAGATTTTCGAGGAAGCAAAGAGAGGAGATCCGGTTGCCAAAGGAGTGATTGGGACAGCAATCGATGGCTTGGGCCGGTTGATGGCGATCCTTTCAGTGGTTAATAATCCTGAGGCTTTTATTATAGGCGGGGGGATATCCAAAGCCGGACCTTTCCTCTTTGAACCCCTTCAGCGCTCTTATGGCCTGTATGCGTTATCCCAGGCTTCTGCCGGTGTTCGGATCATTCCCGCTCAGCTGGGAAATGACGCAGGAATAATTGGTGCGGCAGGTTTACAAGCAAAACAGGCAAAAGTTCTGTAAATATCATATAATAGTAAGGTAGAAAGCGGGTGACAGGGTATGAAAGCGCAAGAGGGAAAAGGGATTAATCTGGTCGTGATCACCGGGATGTCCGGTGCGGGGAAAAGCGTTGCGATGCAGAGCTTGGAGGACCTTGGATTTTTCTGTATTGATAATCTCCCGCCTGTGCTCCTGTCCAAACTGGCGGAACTGCTGGAACAGTCCGGCGGCAAGTTGCGTCGGGCTGCCTTGGTAATTGATTTGAGAGGCAGGGATTTTTTTTCTTCCCTGTTCGAATCCCTGGATCAACTGGAGAAGCATCATGGAATCGATTACCAGATTCTGTTTCTGGATGCCAGTGATCAAGCGCTGGTCCGCCGGTATAAAGAAACCCGCCGACGCCATCCCTTGTCACCAAAGGGTACGCCTTTGGACGGAATTCGCCTGGAGCGTACTCTGCTGGAGGAAATCAAGGGAAGGGCTCACCAAATTATTGATACCAGTCATATGAAACCGTCACAGTTGAAGGAGAAGATCGTTGCCCGGTTTAACCAGTCGAACCGGAACCCCCTTTCGGTCACCTTTTTATCCTTTGGTTTTAAATACGGTGTTCCGATTGATGCGGACTTGATCTTTGATGTCCGCTTTCTGCCTAATCCTCACTATGTGGATTCCTTAAAGCCCCGTACCGGGAAAGAAAAAGATGTTTACGAGTATGTGATGAAATGGCAGGAGACCAAACAGTTCCTTGAAAAGCTGGTGGATATGCTCACCTTTTTACTTCCCCATTACAAGAGGGAAGGAAAGTCGAGTTTGGTTGTGGGTATCGGTTGTACAGGGGGAAAGCACCGATCTGTTGCCATTTCCGATTATTTAAACCAGGTCTTTCAGGAAAAAGAGGGGACCCGGGCGGCACACCGGGATATTGAAAAGAACGGCTGAACAAAGAGGTGTCCACCATGAAAAGTATGGAGTCAAATGGCCGTCATGTTCCCCGGCTTGTCGTCATCGGCGGCGGTACCGGTTTGGCTGTGATGTTGCGCGGTTTGAAGCAGTACGCTGTCGACATTACAGCCATCGTGACTGTAGCTGATGATGGAGGCAGCTCCGGCCGGCTACGGAGTGATATGCGGATGCCGCCACCTGGTGATATTCGCAATGTCCTGGTTGCCCTGGCGGATACGGAGCCTCTTTTGGAAAAAATGTTACAGTATCGATTTCAAAATGGAAATGGATTAGCCGGTCATAACTTGGGAAACCTGATCATTGCCGCCATGATGGAAATCACGGGTGATTTTACCCATGCGATTCAGGAAGTCAGTCGTGTATTGGCAGTCCGGGGGCGGGTATTGCCCTCGACGAATCAGGATGTGGTTCTTGGTGCGGAGATGGAAGATGGCAGTGTGGTGAAAGGGGAGTCACGCATCCCAAGGTCCGGTAAAAAGATTCATCGGGTATTTCTTGATCCTCCGGAACCAAAACCTGTCCAGGACGCGATTGAGGCGATTCAACAGGCAGACGGTATTGTAATCGGACCTGGCAGTCTCTATACTAGTATTTTGCCTAACTTGCTGGTAAAAGGAGTTACAGATGCGATACGCTTATCCCAGGGCAAAAAGATTTATATTTGTAATGTGATGACTCAAGCGGGGGAAACCGATGATTTTACC is part of the Kroppenstedtia pulmonis genome and harbors:
- the hisB gene encoding imidazoleglycerol-phosphate dehydratase HisB, yielding MNKRIARIQRETKETCVELALNLDGSGTVDLKTGVPFLDHMLELFATHGLFDLTVTAQGDTDVDDHHTVEDIAICLGWAIKEALGDKRGIRRYGQAWVPMDEALGQVVMDLSNRPHLEFKGEFPSQKVGRFDTELIHEFFWKLALEGRMNLHALIHYGRNTHHMSECLFKALGRALDEAVQFDPRISSVPSSKGVL
- the hisH gene encoding imidazole glycerol phosphate synthase subunit HisH — translated: MIAIIDYGMGNLHSVSQALERMNHPWRISADPNVIRSADGVILPGVGAFGDAMMELKQRNLITVIKEVAREGKPFLGICLGMQLLFTGSDEHGYHQGLNLLPGHVVRFNGNYKIPHMGWNELRFERPHPFFQGIEDGYAYFVHSYHVLPDNAADILAMTDYYQPVTAMIGRGNLFGMQFHPEKSGETGRRLLNRFAYLCRERVGLR
- the hisA gene encoding 1-(5-phosphoribosyl)-5-[(5-phosphoribosylamino)methylideneamino]imidazole-4-carboxamide isomerase, which codes for MKFIVYPAIDVRDGRCVRLFQGDYGMETIYDNDPVAVARRWAAEGAPWLHVVDLDAARTGELLNLSIIQDIVAAVDIPVQVGGGVRDLNRLTTLLEAGVSRVVIGSAAIDNPEFVKTALGTYGHQIAMGMDVRKGFVATHGWLETSEVSPKELSTRLVRWGAETFIFTDISKDGTLAGPNIPAVRSFAKAMGKNVIASGGIRSIDDLTELAGYEEEGIGGVILGKALYTGAIDLRKALDVLKGGEGGS
- the hisF gene encoding imidazole glycerol phosphate synthase subunit HisF; its protein translation is MNTKRIIPCLDVQKGRVVKGVSFGNLRDAGDPVELAALYDRVGADELVLLDISTSLEERKTMTEVIRKAAGVLSIPLTVGGGIHNTEDMLRLLRAGADKVSVNTAAVKTPDLVKAGAKRFGSQCIVVAIDACYDSREKDWFVYTHGGRRRTNHRVLDWVQEVVELGAGEILLTSMDQDGRKNGYDLDLTRTVSDQVSVPVIASGGAGKEEHFVELFNRTEADAALAASIFHYHEVSIPGLKKRLKEQGVPIR
- the hisIE gene encoding bifunctional phosphoribosyl-AMP cyclohydrolase/phosphoribosyl-ATP diphosphatase HisIE; protein product: MKQIPELSKINYDSNGLIPAIVQDAVSKEVLTLAYMNEESLRKTLETKETWFWSRSRQRLWHKGETSGHTQRVISITEDCDRDALLVRVVPSGPACHTGKYSCFTRPDSPVLSDRFAILNQLEQVIARRGTEKPKDSYTTYLFQEGVDKILKKVGEEAGEVIIAAKNRSPDELAWEISDLLYHLLVLLREQNLPLDRVLQELQQRHGGD
- a CDS encoding ribose-phosphate diphosphokinase — translated: MDSKGLMIFSGSSHPSLVKKIADELHIRPGKIRLGRFKSGEIYVHYEESIRNTEVYLVQSITSPVNDHIMELLFMVDAARRASARTINVVLPYFGYARQEKKDAPREPISAKVVADLLHTVGVDRVITLDLHAPAIQGFFNIPVDHLTALDLFTRYLNEKGISNPVVVSPDAGRVKTAEKLATYLDAPFAVMLKRRPAHHQAQITHIVGEVKGRTPIIIEDMIDTGNTVINVIEGLKSKGAEDAFLCATHPVFSDDTEIRLDHAGIQEVVVTDSCPIQGSLSDRFRVLSVAPLLGKAIQLIEGGGSISTLFRAGM
- a CDS encoding tetratricopeptide repeat protein, giving the protein MKKQHAGAKEHTNERKVVRLRMDAGFFFERAVRSLDRQRFDKALKYFRLAVEKEPENPVNQCNLAGILSEMGHFDESNEVLGRILDDVDPDLSECYFYMANNAANMDDFEQAEEYLIRYLEEDPSGEFVGEAEEMLEMLAYEMGRQPRRPTSRPKNEWLKKHEEARGYLEAGQFLQAIQTLEKLVEQVPDFTAAMNNLSLAYYYTGELNRSMDTITKVLDVEPNNMHALCNLAVISQHQGDGESRDRLVRMLKKWAPFHLEHTYKLATTMGVLGEHTEALRLFRQLIKLEKNAEPGLYHCAAAAACNLGQYGQAKGYWRKAQRLDPDSEIPGFYLHQLEEWQKKNQGQVPAVSYHYQLPFEEQLLKLDDQSQDLPEQLRSNPLIRSSFFWALNHGDKETKVQVLQVFEYLADQEVEQVLRSFLTKRDEEDDLKRLALYVLNQIGAKEPYQVVLNGKETEIQHFELSQEWSDWMETWEQVLECCLAGMRGSYDIIHMNDAQIIWTEFLRHNQSRLPEIRKVQGWAAALEYVVAKLHGISLTQESVAKKHEVSSSTVRRHVRLLEQAYQAKRDPAAFSWRTK
- a CDS encoding thioredoxin family protein, with translation MEKLDSTSYHNFVAEGNKVVEFIAEWCIDCKRLSFSVPAWEETYSNFQFGSVDVDLDRKLAEDQDIKGVPTFLVYKDGREVGRLLSREAKNEENVQVFLHKHLD
- a CDS encoding CBS domain-containing protein, which produces MKETLSGLFSQEISKLVVPKEQVVTVYPDWSLERALQVLTRRGYTSVPVIDGEERVEGVISKTHILDLMLTSLDSQFTKLSQYQVREAMDQNHSGILANSVFSFAFDVLINRPYIPIIDMENRFAGILTRKVLMEKVTEHYQQEFLENMNTQSDHSDMSDS
- a CDS encoding 8-oxo-dGTP diphosphatase, giving the protein MLRVANCILTNQNRVLLLKKPRRGWWVAPGGKVESSETVLEAVSREYREETGLVLENPVLSGIFTMCVKRNDVLEKEWMMFTFRAEQFQGEQLERSEEGELCWQPIQSIPQLPTSDMDREIFRQLFSGKSLLIGKLVYTPEEKLLYHTF
- a CDS encoding ROK family protein codes for the protein MGHWFIGIDLGGTSMKLGMVDEQGQLIGKTEEPTSRFVSPEVGLDRMVGSVKLMVDQTGISWDNILGLGIGLPGFLDIPRGRIVKLTNIPWENVPIQRYLEDRLQVPVSIDNDANAAALGEAWSGAGVGIRDMICITLGTGVGGGIIANGGLIHGVSGMAGEVGHIQVEKDGDLCSCGQRGCVETLSSATGMLRLVREAVNMGKQTRLQKSVEQGSLQVQEIFEEAKRGDPVAKGVIGTAIDGLGRLMAILSVVNNPEAFIIGGGISKAGPFLFEPLQRSYGLYALSQASAGVRIIPAQLGNDAGIIGAAGLQAKQAKVL
- the rapZ gene encoding RNase adapter RapZ, whose amino-acid sequence is MKAQEGKGINLVVITGMSGAGKSVAMQSLEDLGFFCIDNLPPVLLSKLAELLEQSGGKLRRAALVIDLRGRDFFSSLFESLDQLEKHHGIDYQILFLDASDQALVRRYKETRRRHPLSPKGTPLDGIRLERTLLEEIKGRAHQIIDTSHMKPSQLKEKIVARFNQSNRNPLSVTFLSFGFKYGVPIDADLIFDVRFLPNPHYVDSLKPRTGKEKDVYEYVMKWQETKQFLEKLVDMLTFLLPHYKREGKSSLVVGIGCTGGKHRSVAISDYLNQVFQEKEGTRAAHRDIEKNG
- a CDS encoding gluconeogenesis factor YvcK family protein, translated to MKSMESNGRHVPRLVVIGGGTGLAVMLRGLKQYAVDITAIVTVADDGGSSGRLRSDMRMPPPGDIRNVLVALADTEPLLEKMLQYRFQNGNGLAGHNLGNLIIAAMMEITGDFTHAIQEVSRVLAVRGRVLPSTNQDVVLGAEMEDGSVVKGESRIPRSGKKIHRVFLDPPEPKPVQDAIEAIQQADGIVIGPGSLYTSILPNLLVKGVTDAIRLSQGKKIYICNVMTQAGETDDFTAADHLAAIYAHVGDNIFDVAIVNDKLPPPLIQEQYALEGATTVLPDVEAIKDLGCDVLVADLLQYQSVLRHDAVRLSHYIVELVQGCHSES